The following proteins come from a genomic window of Leguminivora glycinivorella isolate SPB_JAAS2020 chromosome 6, LegGlyc_1.1, whole genome shotgun sequence:
- the LOC125227258 gene encoding angio-associated migratory cell protein — protein sequence MRGYQEDTPPSSISGDEIAGMDDEEAVFLGYLDEMDELVDDNMEEVTDQEEEDTDMEPPEDLSILVFNKHVGSVFCCDLHPSGKLAVTGGEDDKAFVWSVQTGQIVFECTGHKDSVIFVGFSFDGAYLATADMSGLIKVWKCNLDENQQEPWPIAFEYEAEDLTFGLWHFGARVLICGAVSGDIYVFKIPSGDIKVLQGHNTRVECAKMFKDGVRLVAGYDDGAVKVWDLKTNAVLQQIQANVHDMRVTAIDTHPENNIMASISSDGKVILATSSNGKVVGQLQAENDLETVAFAQDPQLGFFALGTLNGDVGIWDTARQMVRHQCTKSDDESVVGVTKMIWEKDHLITGCLDGAIRVYQGRSGEKVLQLTGHRSEVLDLCFNENENVILTTSDDGTARIYKYEINKDKD from the exons ATGAGAGGTTATCAGGAAGACACTCCGCCTTCATCAATCAGCGGCGACGAAATAGCAGGCATGGATGATGAAGAGGCCGTATTCTTAGGCTACTTGGACGAGATGGATGAGCTAGTAGACGACAATATGGAGGAGGTCACCGACCAAGAAGAGGAGGATACAGATATGGAACCTCCAGAAGATCTATCTATACTCGTTTTTAACAAACATGTTGGTTCAGTCTTCTGTTGCGACCTCCACCCTAGCGGAAAGCTAGCCGTGACGGGGGGAGAAGATGACAAAGCCTTTGTGTGGTCTGTACAGACAGGTCAAATTGTCTTTGAATGCACTGGCCACAAAGATTCAGTAATTTTTGTTGGCTTCAGTTTTGATGGCGCCTACCTTGCCACGGCTGACATGTCTGGTTTGATTAAAGTGTGGAAATGCAATTTGGATGAAAATCAACAAGAGCCATGGCCTATTGCGTTTGAATATGAAGCAGAAGACTTGACTTTCGGCTTGTGGCACTTCGGAGCCAGGGTTCTTATCTGTGGAGCTGTGTCTGGAGATATTTATGTGTTTAAAATACCTTCTGGTGACATTAAAGTTTTGCAAGGACATAATACAAGAGTAGAATGTGCCAAG ATGTTCAAAGATGGAGTTCGCTTAGTGGCAGGTTATGATGATGGTGCAGTGAAGGTGTGGGATCTTAAGACTAATGCAGTTCTTCAGCAAATTCAGGCCAATGTCCATGATATGAGAGTAACAGCTATTGACACACATCCAGAGAATAACATTATGGCATCTATATCTAGTGACG gTAAAGTTATTCTGGCAACATCAAGTAATGGCAAAGTAGTAGGACAACTGCAGGCAGAGAATGATTTGGAAACAGTTGCCTTTGCTCAAGATCCACAACTGGGATTCTTTGCATTAG GTACTTTAAATGGTGATGTTGGTATATGGGACACAGCCAGACAGATGGTCCGACACCAATGCACTAAGTCTGACGATGAATCCGTCGTAGGAGTCACCAAAATGATATGGGAGAAAGACCACCTCATCACTGGGTGTCTCGATGGAGCCATTCGGGTATATCAAGGAAGATCCGGTGAAAAGGTACTCCAGTTGACAGGCCACAGATCAGAAGTCCTAGATTTATgttttaatgaaaatgaaaatgtgaTACTGACGACGTCGGATGACGGAACAGCTAGgatatataaatatgaaattaataAAGATAAAGATTAA